The DNA region cgggacatcaactagctcgtcgcattcgcggcgagcgctacgtctcatcaaattctagtgttgaaagaatttgccctcgtcccacccgggacgaggcagcaactaatttgaatttaaatttcaggaacaaattttggtcttcgggggcgacggattgcacagctttctgaggctgctctcgcccccaacccctatgccccctctccccctccccCATTCGGCTCGCTAAAATTCCTTCGTCTCTTTCTTTCCTCTCTTTGCCGTTCGTTCGTCTTCTTCGACGGCCACTACGATCTTGAGCAGTTAAGTAGGAACATGATCCAATTTTACTCGAGGCTGATTCGTTTGGGGATATTTGTGCCACAAAAAGTTTCAGAAAATGGGATTCAAACattgtttgttgttgtgtaTATTTCGCCAAGTGCAACATACAAACAGAAATTTCTTTTTCTTGATCCGGAATTTGTTCACAGTATGCAAAAAGCAGGACATCCGGATTGTGTCTAGGGATTTTAACATTATTATCCTCAAaccggaaaatttgaaatttgttgattttatgaAAGAGTACCTCAAGCTTGATCTTGCTTTCCGATCCTTTACAGACAACGACATTTGGGCACTGACCTTGTTTTGGTAGAAATGTTGTAACACAGTCACGAAGAGTATGTTTCATTTAGTTAtcatcggccgattttgacttTGGTTGATACACCAGCCTAATCTAAATTTCGCACCACAATCATTTGCAAATACACGCTTTCCTAAACAACTTTGTCGGTTTCGCATCCATCAACAACGCCAGCACCAGCATCCACCGCCTCACCCATCTGGACCTTGTCTCCCGGCTGCAGCTGACGCCAAGATCGAGCCTGATGCCAAGACCAGCCTTGCGACCAACGCCACCATCCAACTCTAATCGGTCCTTTAAGGGCCACCAATTTCTCACGAAAGAGTTCTTCTTGTTCATCATTCCACAAACActacatacaattttgaaagaaaaccacTCCGAAATAACGCCTTAGCTGAATTCCATCTCCCATTCATGATCATATTCCGTAAATCTATTTAAAGAatatagctaattcttcaaattaatatatggaaaacccacatgtccacatatctaaattttacgtaagtctacgccattccggttatgtctgtgacataactactttgactttttttttcgaattcgctctcaaagtattttttttgtcaaataatgtgattttcatattttttatttattttaatttaggccgttgcaaacatttttcaaagtttatatcgCACCCCTTCTAAGTCGGCTTGAATAATCTGggggcaaacaaaatattttttaaaaaaacttcaatattttaatgaaaattaaagtttaatcaaccgaaaaccagttaaaatgcattttcctgagTTTATAAGCATGTTTGGACTcctttaaaaacaatttaaaatttcatgaagtaccaatgtacagtcccacgaaaagttttttttcgcgaaaaaaaatccgtcaatacatCGATATTTGAAAACGAATCATTGGAACTGGACGCGTGTAAAactgttttcattcaaatattgaaacctaggcttgtaatttcaattttttataagaGTAAGTCCTTATCCAATTCAAATCAACACAACCAAAACATTAGACAAATGCTATCATTCCGTCTCCAATACTTACCAGAAACATCTGAGCGTACAGGCAATCCTCAAAAACGACAGCCGCCTTTTCACACTGCTCCTGCTCTCGGTGTTCCTGGGCATGCTGGCCAACCATCCGGGTGATCTTTTCCTTGCAAAGTTTCAACGACTTGGAAATCGTCTGCCGCCACTGCTGATCGCTTCCGGCTTTCAAGTTGGTCGGCTTGAACAACCGCACGATCTCCACTCGATTGTTCACCATTGTTATGTTGATTTTGAACACCCCACAAGTTACGCTGCACTAAAGTTAAAATCATTGTTCTTAAATCAAATCCAACAAAAAAGGTTCATGTTCTAAACACTTACCGAATCGAAATCGTTCCGATAGGTTTCCGTTTCGGACGTGGCATAGCGGCACGGTTTCAGCATGTACCGGTTGACCCACATGGGCCGCGTGCAGCACTCGTTCGGATCGGGCATATCCTGGTGCTCGAAGCAGGACTCGTCCCCGGACTGGCCGCGGAACTGACCTAGGACGAGCGTGGTGGTCAGCGTGAAGCAGTATAGTGCTAGTTTAAGCACCATGGTTGATTAATTAGCTGCGTCCGACTCGGTCTGATGTGGCGTATTAACTTAGTTTTTATGGGCCAGTGGGTTGATGATTTATagggaaaaaagtttcgaatagTTGACTGGAGTGACTTTTCCTATCAGATTGAATAATTATAGACTATAAAACATGCGGAATAGAACATGCAGTGATTCAACGATTGTGCAATAGATAAAGGGTTAGCaggctagggtggttcaaatttgaaatactattgtattgtaaaattgtattgttttttttgtacatggtatgtaaaaatatatgcaaaaaaatatttaatttaaattgattcaTATTCGAAATAAATGTTCAAAACTCATGTATCTTACAGTCCGAGAAAAGTCAATTTCGATCACCCTAATGCTGGTTGATGTTATGTTATCTTATCAATAGtggaaatttacaaaacattttataattCCACCATTTAAGTGTTTCTTTATGTGCTTAAGTACAACAGGAAACgtaaattacaaatgtttacgaaaTTGTTCGTTTTTGCACTACGCAGTTCGGTATTATGGCATGGTATGTAGTTCGGTATTATCATTCCTTCCCCAAATCAGAGTTACACCATATTGAGAAATTCTTCGGcaactcacacagcaattgCCCCGACCCTTTTTGATATGCGCGAaactttgtaaaatcgcgataacgtGATGATaacaagcaaacccttatgtttatacaactacattttgtagaacattgttagacTCTAAAAACAAACCCAGCAAAATTAATACAAACAcaaattttactgattttttattttaaatgaaaaatgaccctcctGGGTAAatacagattcgaaaagtacattaaatttcccttaaaatggcatgttccataaaaattacaattggataacgaaaatggcagagtttttaaacttttagaattttttaaataaaaaaaagtttttcggaattttgagtacaacaaatctatcaaaaatccATCTACatcattgaaaaacatgtattttttcgcatgttcaaaagttGAAggcgtaccacccctccgtcacgagatatcgaaaaacctcagattcgtaatcagggacaaaagttacacctTGGGACAAAGTGtgactgctgtgtgagttggcggagattgagccaaaaaataatcttgagaaaaattttaacagttggaaaataatctaaaaataaactgaaatccaattaatgtcaccccggtttacggtaccctaTTAAGATTTTATAAAAACGTTGGacataaaattaatttgtttactttattaaaaattatgttttgatattcaaaattaaatatatcaaaatgttaaccatgtaaaattaatttaagtaaaattatatatttttttaatggagaTACCATCCTCATAATGGTGATCAGAAACCCGTACTTAAACTTTGATAGTTCAATATAGATCACACAAATGTCTCTTTCTAGGGAGAATTACACTAAAgttgatcatttaaaaataacaataaaaaaagatgGAATGCAacaattatgtttattttttgttatttgtccatagtgacatttttttttgaaaacttcggataatgaaACCTGGACTGTGTATTAAccaaataggggaactatacccttttttagctaatttctattatcggcctattagCACTtttatcatgaattacagctttcataaagtgtttttgactgttccaaagtaataaatagctcaaataaatgtgagcaagcaactcttcattgttgatacatctgaaaatgttgatttaatagcggaaacggcaaaagtgatgagaatcggtcgaacggcttagagtaatttaaatgggtatatttcccctgacttcaccttttttttaagtcggaatgttttttttatattatccttaatattttaaatctggatttttttattttcaatctacaagaacaatttaattgatattatATCATGGTATCGATAAAATTGCTGCTGTGCCATGTGTGGATGAATCATAGGTAAACTCATGTCTGATTGGTATCTCTGTAGGTTAATTTTGCTCAACAAATGAAACAACAAGTGGAACAATTAATGTTGTTTCGAaaggaatcgaaaaaaaaacaattgtaaaaatactttttttttcagtgaataGTTAATCacataattaattttattcaaatatgtATTTGCTTTCAGCTAGCTTTTTGCTTAGATTATTCTGGCTTACCCTTGCCTTTTTTGGGTTCACATTCACCACTTCTGATTTTGTTGCACAGGTCGgctgcaaaaaaaacaccattGAGAACATCACAATTGATTAGTTGACTCAAAACTCACAATCGTTCCAGTGCTCGGCTGGACAATATTCGATAAACTTCTTGCTAGACACATGTTCATGAAACTAGACGACGGATTGCAGCTCTCCTTTTTCCACCGTCGCCATATTTGGCCTTCAGTCCATCATATTTAGCAATTCTTCGATCATTTTTGTGCTCGTTTGTTTCCATTCGCCCTCGAATCCTTCAACTTTTGCAAGCATCTTTTCCTTGGAAACTTCACCGTCATCTTCCAGAACTTGGTACCGTTTGAAAAAGCACTCAAGTGAACActgaaagttgaaaaaatgtagttttttcgAAGAACTTTGAAATTTGCCTAGGACATTACAGCAAACATTTCGCGTTTTTCTTTGTCTTTGTTTTCTTCAAAGCATTCTTTGAGCCCTTCAGTATTTAAGTATGTTGGAGCCGAGCAACAGtcttgaatttcatttttctaaACAGAAATAAACTATGATCAATAAACTGTTGAGAATTgggaaaaatgaaattaatacTTTATCAAATACTTCCTTGCAGCTGATTGCATGAGCCATGTGCTGTGAacgtttaatattttttaagagttttcATTAAGTTAAACTTAATTTGCCAAAATTCTTaccaaaattgaacaaattatcGCCAAAGATGCAACTACAGTTAACTGAGTTACAAAATACATAGTCGCGAATGAAGAATAATTTTCAGGCCACAACTAAAGATTTCTATTGTACTTTTTACATGGCAAACGTATTTTATACCGAgcagaaatattgaaaatgaaacGAGCTCATCAATTTGCAATTTCACAGAGTCACAAAAGGTGATTTACCTGCGTCTACTAACCGGATGCATTTAATCACGATACAAAGTGTAGGTGCGAAAAAGCGGCCTGGAGTGATCAATGCTATTGATAAACGTGTCTCTTTAGTTCGGAGCACTGTCGTTTGTTAGTAACTGCCGATGCAATATTCACATCATTTATGAATGACCCCTTTGGGAATCCCATTCGGGTTGTTGAGTAGTGCACATGAGTGATCCATTAGATTTTCACAATTGGCTGTTTTCATCACTACGAATGTCTTTGATGGACTTTATCTATGATGCATCAGGTTACTGAGACCCTAACGAATTGAGGACCCTCAATTTTTCCATTGATGACATCTCGACATCTAAATATTGGTagtcttttttaaattgagcaattctacgaaatcggtattttttttaattttaattttaaaaatcataatagtcaaaagggcgtaatattgaatatttggcccttttgaaaaatttttcttgatttaaaaatattgaaaatatcgtaaaatttcaagaatatttcatgttttaacattgtaaatcggaccatttgttgctgagatatcgactttaaaaaatggtgagttgtttgggtataagacttagaaaacctcagttttcctgtttttaaacctttgcatggcaacatATCACCAATTtggggtcgtatcaacaatgttcaaaaaagcaaaataaagagaattttttcagcttttcaaacatatttttttcaaaagggggCAAACATGaacactaattttgaaaaatgaataaatgtgactattttcaaaaaaaataaaaaaatacctaaaagtgactataacttgaaaaaggtgcattttatcaaaatgtcacaaaagtactttttgattgcaaatacgattttatatcgaaaaatgaagttgaaaattgtttgctattaataattcgaatatttgaaaaaaaaagttggcatttaatttcCTCTAAAACCTatcaaaacatagaaaaaaaaataaaatagtgtttttctgcaaatcaagttttagtgacaaatagtaaaataaaaatcatcttttttttacCTTCTATCATTTTTTCCTGGTTTGGTCCTTACACATgcctaaaattttgccaaagaccaaatcgatcgaaaaattccttcaaatgttacagatttttgaattatcatgtatatcatttttgtatggacagctgccaaatttgtttggaaaattgtaAAAGATATTCCAGCACTAGCGTGTGCAGCTTCTTGAGGAAGGTGGGCAGTAAtatggacttttttttaaataacgtcttttatggacgctccctggccaaatttggaaaatttgaagCTGGTGGGGCatctgccccatgttgccccaccctgtgcacgctagtgtaTTCCAGACTCTCATGGAAGACGcatttggcaggaacaatgTAACCCTCTTTTAAAACACGGACCCACAAAACCtgacagcattgccttggcgttctcgattacgagattcctactcgaaactaggcgtccgaaggcttcattgttgaggcaattgcaaacctctttttacaccttagtttccatccaccccgggattcgaactgtcgacctttggattgagagtccaactgcctaccagcgactccaccaggacaggacccagggagacgactcctgcacctggactgagctaacgacctaacctttttaggttagtccggagccaacatttacttcccgtccgacggaaggcgtgatcagacaaatctcgtctcaaaatttgccaccgggaacttctgggatcgaacctaggccgactgggtgagaggcaattacgcttacccctacaccacggtcccggcacaCATTCCTAAAATatcaataccgtaaactggggtgacattgatagcccggggtgactttgataggtttttcaaatgcccgtcaaattaatatctaaacatttttgagaattttcagtATGTgaacattaagggatagcttattatcgaacatttatgcaaaaatatgactgttacattggatgtatcaaaattagtggccaaatcaaatttctatcaatgtcacccgggctatcaaagtcaccccagtttacggtaccaaatttagaatatatgatatttcattatttttattttctaaaacaatttacaaaaaaaaacaatgcttgTAAGGGTGACCAAAATATCGATCTTCGATTAATTTCACCATGCACCACTTTCACGTCAAATGTCCACTTTTCACAGTAGTAATTATTGTTTACTACCACAATATGAAGGATGTGCATGTGGCATATCTGAGTGTGCAACTTATAATTACAATCATCTGATGGCGACGATTTTCCACGGTATAAAACGCGCATTCGTTGCACTTGAACGCTAGAATCAAAGTTTTAGTTCCGCTGACGAAAGTTGATTCTTGTTTTCCGCTACAATGGGTGTTAGATTTTTCGTGATGGCATGTGCTTTCTTGGTAAGGGTGCTTAAACTAGCCATAACAACCAACAGGTGATTACTAACTTtctcttttaaattttcaaacagcACGTGACCTTTGCTATGGATTGCAAGGAAGTTATGGAAAGAGTAATAAATGTTTTGCTTGGTTTTGGCAAACTGATGAACacatttctaaattttccaGCGAGAAGAAATCAAGGACTGTTGCTCGGCTCCACCAATTTTGAGCATGGATGGCCTTAAGGAATGTTTCGAAGAGAACAAGGACAAGGAGAAACGTGAAAAATTCGCGGTAAAATTACTGATTTTCATTTTAACTTCAATCAATTTTGCTGATTTCATTCGACTGCAGTGCTCCTTCGAGTGCTTCTTCAAGCATCACAATGTCCTGGACGATAACGGTGAACCTTCCAAGGAGAAGCTGCTAGCCAAGGTGGAAGGATTCGAGGGTGAGTGGAAGCAAACGTCTATCAAAATGATCGAGGTGTTTCGCAAAGCACGAGGAGATGAAGGCTAAGCACGGAGGTGGCGAGAAGAAGGAGGGCTGCCACCCTGCGTCTGGTTTCATGAACATGTGCCTGGGCAAGAATTACCTCCAGAATTGTCCGGCCGCGCAGTGGAATGATTGTGAGTATTTAGTTGCAAATGAAATGAAGCAATTtctaatatctttttttttaattttagctgAGCTGTGCAACAAGGTGAAGAGTGGAGAATGTCATCCCAAGAAGGGAGGCAAGGGTGGACCACCCCCAGAGTAAGGCAAACGCTGTCGgacactttaaatatttttggaaactaTAATTCGAAATCTGTACATTATCAAAGATACAGatgataaaataaacaaatatcaaTGGTTCATTATGactaaaaaaaccattttgtgtcattgaatcacccatacaaggctccatacaattttgacagctgtccacacaaaaatggtacgaaaatattcgaaaacctGTACCTCGTGAAGAAATATTGTGAAATGTTTGATgtccatatttttatttaattttatattttatacattccgtcatcaggggtgacattcggtctggaggtgagattgggtcattttACATTatattgaggtgttggaattttgaatttgattggaaaaaatgccatttagaattaataaaaatattatttagaattttgtcggattaagggtaaaacaagttttcgcctacttgacacagcatttgacgtattgatcatagggtaaataagatctatttcttttttcaaaaatgttttatttaattattttttaaatcaatattacAACTCcgatacttctaacttacgtgaaattgtccgaggattccgaatatgacaaaattgagaccaaaaagtgccgtcttcttggtctacagggcaaaaactaacgttgtaaaatgtttgttctagaaaatcgtaaaactatgagaaaattgcgattggccaaaagttaatactgtaggcttatagtccatgaaattccctaacttttgacctatgggagtatgggtgttggaggctgttggcaaaagttattaaggttttaaaaaaatcaatttttaacagtaatttgcaaaagctatgagaaaaagtcaaaccaatcctggatgtctatggcacattttgaagtgcttcataagaccattcgaatgcatctaagagagttggaattgatgaagttttacggaaatgcgagcaattttaagatttttcatgtgttttggacctcaaatttcaatgcccgttttaacccacttccctttgtcgtagaggactcatatttgacatgagttcatctcatgtatagacaaacaaaccctgaaagtttcatccgaatcggagcacctcgatacgagcTCTAggacaaaccgagcagaatctacaaatactgcctcttaactggactatttttaaatgcaaaatacaaTCGATTTTTTCACAGGTAAACAAAAATAGTGTCCGTGGATGTCcatctctgaaaatattttttttttcaatagagaaaattttcaatcaatttgcgagtgaaacattgaagattggagtATTTCAGTAAGTTATAATCATactttaaatgataaaaaatgaaaaaaatattttgtaatttttagaaTCAGTTGtataagggcgtaatattgaatattagacctttttgaaatgttagtcttcttGTTGTGTGGACAGCACAAAGTGACTTCGGCCTCTATAAGTTTGAgccaagtttaaaaaatatatttttaatccatTTCCAGTTCTGgtggagaactgctcataaCAGTTATAGACATTTTTGGATTGGCTGAaactctacaaaaaaaaatccctataaCCATCAGACTCATGAATCCTCAGTTTGTTCATACaaatcttcatacaattttggtacctattcatacaaaaaatctatCATAATACAATAATAAATATCTTCAGTACGGATTATCTaatcaatgtaaaatttaaatagtagtttatgctacaagttgcaaaagaagattttttcagcacgagtcgtacatttatccaacgaggttcaccgagtcggataaatacaacgagtgttgaaaaaatcatgatttaacgagtttacaacatttttgcaattccgaaaaacaccctttgagtggaattgtaagtcaaatgttcatgtattttgtcaattaaccatttgaatcaaaaacttgttgaaaactattcagcatccatttcgatgctgaaaagtagaacttttcagcatttatttcgaaaagttttatattcgattttgttatttttggtacagaaaagtaggctttttcatcgttcaagaatgacaggaaaagttagtagtttcacgaccgaattgcaaaaatgtattttaaaactcattttttattattgaaattttaaaaccataacctgcgaaaaaaaaaatcattttagccGGATTGTCCAAAATTGAATGCTaacagtatcacaaaatgctttttacataATTACAGTTAATCTACTATCAATAATTTGCAATTAtatcaatgcattttttttttcaaactttatctTCGGTggtcccaaaattaaaaaaatatatatttaaaatccATAAACACACATTATGCAATGTATATTCTGTATAGTTtccaaaagatttttcaaattctatcaatgatttttttttcatttgttgcctgtttattttttaaggaatttttaaagatttttcaaattctgtcaatgattttttttcatttgttgccTCTTTATTTTTGAGGAATTTATAAAAGAGAGGGGGCAAAGATTTGAAATTAAACTTACAATTGCCTGAACACGAGACAATAAATTGATTGTTGGATTTTTAATCAGGCTTTCAGATGAAAAAAAGCTTCTGGATAATTTGACATTTCCATTGATACcgtgcaaatttaaaaacaatttcttgtACAACGCTGCTTAACACTTGtccataaatcaaaattaaagcaAGGTGATTCTGAGGATCTTAAACCATCCACATGACCTGTTTAGGGGTTTGAGCTAAGAGAATagtaataaggctggtacaaatatttttaaaagttttgtcacccccttcaaaattgcccGAAAATCATggggcaaaaaattttttttacaataaacttcaaaatttcaatgaaaattcaagggcaaccagctgaaatcaagttaaaatacattctcctgcgtttaaaatcatttttagcatgtttgggtttcttaaaaaatcttaagattttttgaaaattttcgatgcaaaatcttttttttcgatacaatttttgtttttgtcagatcttagattttttgaaaactaatgattgcaaaacaactgaactagtgtaaaatgcattttaaaacactttattcatttaaatgtgaagattatggcttgttatttaaaccccctttgacctcggccagggccaagggacaaaaacttttttaaatatttgcctaATCGACCAGGTAAACGAGGTCTGTGGATGATCTAGATAACAAAAAAGCCTAAATCCAGGCTCATTTCAACTCCAGCCAATGCCATGTTCGGCTACTCGACGCTAGAACATGAATGAGTCGAATGCATGAAAACAAAATGTTGATATCATGATTACATGATAAAATGAAAATACAACCGTAACAAATTATGTTCATGAGACATTccattttaaatttagtatGGTTGAACACAAACGTATAAAATGATGGAGCAACACAAAAATGTACCGGACTTAAAGTTGTAACACAATGTACTCAGCATTACTTTTGATCTTGGTTATGGCTGTGGTAAGGCTTGCTTTTGAAAGTGATaataattttaacatttaatgATTGTTTCATAGGATTTTTCCATTTCTGAAGagtgttataaatttatgaccCGGGTGAGATACAATACTTTGCAATGCTAGCTTCAAAATTCAAACTCAAAAATCATTTCAGATGCAAGAGCTGGAAAAATGTTGTACTGTCAAGGATCCGTTTC from Culex quinquefasciatus strain JHB chromosome 3, VPISU_Cqui_1.0_pri_paternal, whole genome shotgun sequence includes:
- the LOC119769823 gene encoding LOW QUALITY PROTEIN: uncharacterized protein LOC119769823 (The sequence of the model RefSeq protein was modified relative to this genomic sequence to represent the inferred CDS: deleted 1 base in 1 codon; substituted 1 base at 1 genomic stop codon), which gives rise to MGVRFFVMACAFLHVTFAMDCKEVMERREEIKDCCSAPPILSMDGLKECFEENKDKEKREKFACSFECFFKHHNVLDDNGEPSKEKLLAKVEGFEGEWKQTSIKMIEVFRKARGDEGXHGGGEKKEGCHPASGFMNMCLGKNYLQNCPAAQWNDSELCNKVKSGECHPKKGGKGGPPPE
- the LOC6038610 gene encoding general odorant-binding protein 67, producing the protein MVLKLALYCFTLTTTLVLGQFRGQSGDESCFEHQDMPDPNECCTRPMWVNRYMLKPCRYATSETETYRNDFDSCSVTCGVFKINITMVNNRVEIVRLFKPTNLKAGSDQQWRQTISKSLKLCKEKITRMVGQHAQEHREQEQCEKAAVVFEDCLYAQMFLNCPERSWIRNDGCDMVKNHLMEGCPYESLDAVSTRDRNNDEDDDDDDNDGFEPVNSRQ